In Sphingobacteriaceae bacterium, the following proteins share a genomic window:
- a CDS encoding magnesium transporter, with amino-acid sequence MIEILLKNSQIIKVNNTDEISNNLDFHVIQFIDYTPQEIKWVEEKFGADLSIMKNFEDIEISSHLLAGKDQVAFHISLPYYKEEKVLVEAPIFFIITSKGLFFFSNSEVDVFINKNYSSKYSQMQKFSETKDVLKFHMEFISDYFADITESETKKVKALSSTILLDKKFSNDVMDLITRCNFNNLLIKESLIETTRVFNLYKKSTWEQKIDIKDTIETELNDLSVVSDYIQFNFDRLDDLKENVSNKIDLEQNYIFKMLTVVTVCISLPTLIAGVYGMNFEHMPELKSSFGYPIILVVMILSAILPFIYFKKKKWLKH; translated from the coding sequence ATGATAGAAATTTTATTAAAGAACAGCCAAATAATTAAGGTCAATAACACCGACGAGATTTCTAATAATTTAGATTTTCATGTGATCCAATTTATCGATTACACACCTCAGGAAATCAAATGGGTAGAGGAAAAATTCGGTGCGGATTTGTCTATCATGAAAAATTTCGAAGACATTGAAATCAGTTCTCACTTATTAGCTGGAAAAGATCAGGTGGCATTTCACATTTCATTGCCATATTATAAGGAAGAAAAGGTGCTTGTCGAAGCTCCTATCTTTTTTATAATTACTTCCAAAGGCCTTTTTTTCTTTTCAAATTCAGAAGTGGATGTTTTCATTAATAAAAACTATTCAAGCAAATATTCTCAAATGCAAAAATTCTCAGAAACAAAAGATGTTTTAAAATTCCATATGGAGTTTATCTCTGACTATTTCGCTGACATCACAGAAAGCGAAACAAAAAAGGTAAAAGCACTGTCAAGCACCATTTTATTGGATAAGAAATTTTCCAATGACGTGATGGATCTTATTACAAGATGCAATTTCAATAACCTGCTCATAAAAGAATCCTTAATCGAAACCACCAGAGTTTTCAATTTGTACAAGAAAAGTACGTGGGAACAAAAAATAGACATTAAAGATACGATAGAAACTGAGCTTAACGATCTTTCGGTTGTTTCTGATTACATTCAATTTAATTTTGATCGCTTAGATGACTTAAAGGAAAATGTCTCGAACAAGATTGATCTCGAACAAAATTATATTTTTAAAATGCTTACCGTTGTTACTGTGTGTATCTCTTTGCCAACATTAATTGCAGGCGTATATGGGATGAACTTTGAACATATGCCTGAACTCAAATCTTCATTTGGATATCCTATTATACTTGTGGTAATGATTTTGTCTGCAATTCTCCCATTTATTTATTTCAAGAAAAAAAAGTGGCTGAAACACTAA
- a CDS encoding AraC family transcriptional regulator, which yields MKANDLQKFLELGKKLGVEYSSGIREQVTKLGFINLQVYDYLPDMAMMIRSLVSKEDFLFQRKISRNFEPSLLISFNNIFDDELIPDENSGHTLIEEIPHVQIRTLNLYDEIKFEKNLHKKQIVILVTLKHLREQLKDDKHFFELFEEDTVFWMEEIMSEDIIRVANELTRTKDAKLENFFFKLKTLELIYFLFRDLKKRKDIKQKDLTAKEVLLIYKVRDVLTKRLDTPVPVSKLVKLAGMNELKLRKLFTQVFGMGIYDYYQHIRMKEAARLLKEDNLSVSEVGYKLGFSNLSHFGRVFEQHIGVKPKKWSML from the coding sequence ATGAAAGCAAACGACTTACAGAAGTTTCTTGAGCTGGGTAAAAAACTTGGGGTTGAATATTCTTCTGGAATCAGGGAGCAGGTAACTAAATTGGGGTTTATTAATTTGCAGGTTTACGACTATTTACCAGACATGGCGATGATGATAAGAAGCCTTGTTTCAAAAGAAGATTTTTTATTTCAAAGGAAGATCTCCCGTAATTTTGAACCTAGCTTGTTGATCTCTTTTAATAATATTTTTGATGATGAACTAATACCCGACGAAAATTCTGGTCATACATTAATTGAAGAAATACCGCATGTGCAAATACGAACTTTGAATTTGTACGACGAAATTAAATTTGAAAAGAATTTACACAAAAAGCAGATTGTAATTTTAGTAACCTTAAAGCATCTACGGGAACAACTTAAAGATGACAAGCATTTTTTTGAGCTTTTTGAGGAAGACACCGTGTTTTGGATGGAAGAAATAATGTCTGAAGACATCATAAGAGTAGCCAATGAACTAACAAGAACAAAAGATGCTAAACTTGAAAATTTCTTTTTTAAATTAAAAACGCTCGAACTAATTTATTTTTTATTTCGTGATCTCAAAAAACGTAAAGACATTAAGCAGAAAGACTTAACGGCAAAAGAGGTGCTGTTAATTTACAAAGTAAGAGATGTATTGACAAAACGCTTGGATACACCAGTACCTGTATCAAAATTGGTAAAACTGGCAGGCATGAATGAACTAAAGCTGAGAAAATTATTCACCCAGGTTTTTGGGATGGGCATTTACGATTACTATCAACACATTCGCATGAAAGAAGCAGCCAGGCTACTTAAGGAAGATAACCTTTCCGTATCTGAGGTAGGTTATAAATTGGGCTTTAGCAACCTAAGTCATTTTGGAAGAGTATTTGAACAACATATTGGCGTGAAGCCCAAGAAGTGGAGTATGCTATAA
- a CDS encoding dTDP-Rha--alpha-D-GlcNAc-pyrophosphate polyprenol alpha-3-L-rhamnosyltransferase, producing the protein MKVAVVILNFNGKYYLEKFLPDIVRNSFPHQVIVADNGSTDNSISFLKENFQQVRLIENGGNYGYAEGYNRALENIDAEYFILLNSDVEVSENWIEPVISLMEKNPLIAACQPKILDHAHQTTFEYAGASGGFIDKYGYPFCRGRIFNVLEKDSGQYDTKAEIFWASGACLFVKSKAFWEVGGFDNDYFAHMEEIDLCWRLKNIGYKIYVEPASVIYHIGGGTLNKLSKRKTFLNFRNNLITYTKNSSPEFLFWKIIFRMILDGVAAFKFLVEGQPKHFFAVLRAHYYYYIWLGKTLAKRRSMQAKHGFSYASTEIYQANIVTEHFLKHKKKFSDLEKAFAELKSKN; encoded by the coding sequence GTGAAAGTAGCGGTGGTCATTTTAAATTTTAATGGAAAGTATTATCTGGAAAAATTCCTTCCTGATATTGTTAGAAATTCTTTTCCTCACCAGGTAATAGTAGCTGATAACGGAAGTACGGATAATTCTATTTCGTTTTTAAAAGAAAATTTTCAGCAGGTTCGTTTAATTGAGAATGGCGGTAACTACGGCTATGCCGAGGGTTACAACAGGGCTTTAGAGAATATTGATGCCGAGTATTTTATTCTTCTGAATAGTGATGTGGAAGTAAGTGAAAACTGGATTGAGCCCGTAATTTCGTTGATGGAGAAAAATCCCCTGATTGCGGCATGTCAGCCAAAAATACTGGATCACGCACATCAAACTACTTTTGAATACGCCGGTGCGTCGGGAGGATTTATCGATAAATATGGTTATCCTTTTTGCAGGGGAAGAATTTTTAATGTACTTGAAAAAGATTCAGGTCAATACGATACTAAAGCCGAAATTTTCTGGGCAAGCGGTGCTTGTCTGTTTGTAAAATCAAAAGCATTTTGGGAAGTTGGAGGATTCGACAACGATTACTTTGCCCATATGGAAGAGATCGATCTTTGCTGGAGGTTAAAAAATATTGGCTACAAAATTTACGTTGAACCTGCCTCAGTCATTTATCATATTGGTGGAGGGACATTAAATAAACTTTCAAAAAGAAAAACCTTCCTTAATTTTCGCAACAATTTAATTACCTACACAAAAAACAGTTCTCCCGAATTTTTATTCTGGAAAATTATATTCCGAATGATCCTGGATGGTGTTGCGGCTTTTAAATTTTTAGTGGAAGGTCAACCCAAACATTTTTTTGCCGTACTGAGAGCGCATTACTATTATTATATATGGCTTGGTAAAACGCTTGCAAAAAGGAGATCAATGCAGGCCAAGCATGGCTTTTCTTATGCCAGCACAGAAATATACCAGGCAAATATAGTAACGGAACATTTTCTGAAACATAAGAAAAAATTTAGCGACCTTGAAAAGGCATTCGCTGAACTAAAATCAAAGAACTAA
- a CDS encoding FAD-binding monooxygenase yields MKRTVLISGASIAGLTMAYWMNRYGYKVTVVEIGPAPRLGGSPIDVRGDSLDIAKRMNILEAIKAAKLQTKGLQFMNADNEKQGLMLVEEIGAIRPGDDTEIRRDDLVNILYSVAQGDVIYKFNNHISAIEQDHNKVTVTFKDKAIEEFDFVIGADGIHSGVRKLVFGPEDQFAHFLNFYFSILPVDKSLGELNYCQMYNTPNTMAAVYYYNSGIADAILTFKAGEKITYDFKDIEAQKKIVINAFEGIGWKVPHLIEEIKNSKNFYLSQGCQIKMPNWTNERVALIGDAGYAPAFPTGMGSTLAMHGATILADAMAENEDYKIAFKKYNETFRPVVNRMQETVYSGISFLMPDTEEAINERNKGTNNLS; encoded by the coding sequence ATGAAAAGAACAGTATTAATTTCAGGGGCAAGCATTGCAGGGTTAACAATGGCTTATTGGATGAATCGTTATGGTTACAAAGTAACAGTGGTGGAAATCGGACCAGCACCCCGTTTGGGTGGATCACCCATTGATGTGCGTGGCGATTCATTGGATATAGCAAAACGTATGAATATACTTGAAGCCATTAAAGCCGCCAAGTTGCAAACAAAAGGACTTCAGTTTATGAATGCTGACAATGAAAAGCAGGGACTCATGCTAGTTGAAGAAATTGGGGCTATCAGGCCCGGCGATGATACTGAAATCCGTAGAGATGATTTGGTAAATATTCTTTATTCAGTAGCACAGGGCGATGTGATATATAAATTTAATAATCACATTTCAGCCATTGAGCAGGATCACAACAAAGTCACTGTTACATTTAAAGATAAAGCAATTGAAGAGTTTGATTTTGTTATTGGGGCCGATGGTATTCATTCGGGAGTTCGGAAGTTAGTATTTGGACCTGAGGATCAATTTGCTCATTTTTTAAATTTTTACTTTTCTATTTTGCCGGTCGATAAAAGTCTGGGGGAGTTAAACTATTGCCAAATGTATAATACTCCAAACACAATGGCAGCTGTGTATTATTACAACAGTGGTATAGCGGATGCTATCCTTACTTTTAAGGCCGGCGAGAAAATAACTTATGATTTTAAAGATATTGAAGCTCAAAAGAAAATTGTCATAAATGCTTTTGAAGGTATAGGATGGAAAGTTCCGCATCTCATTGAAGAAATTAAAAACAGTAAAAATTTTTATCTCAGTCAGGGCTGTCAAATAAAAATGCCAAACTGGACGAATGAAAGAGTTGCGTTGATTGGCGATGCGGGTTACGCACCTGCTTTTCCAACAGGTATGGGAAGCACATTGGCAATGCATGGCGCTACAATACTTGCAGACGCAATGGCTGAAAACGAAGACTACAAAATAGCGTTCAAAAAATATAATGAAACCTTCCGACCAGTTGTCAATCGTATGCAGGAAACAGTTTATTCCGGTATATCTTTTCTAATGCCTGATACTGAAGAAGCTATTAACGAAAGAAATAAAGGAACGAATAATCTATCATGA